In Chloroflexota bacterium, the following are encoded in one genomic region:
- a CDS encoding phenylacetate--CoA ligase, which translates to ELEIWVEVSEEVFSDEMRKMEALQKRVTEEVESTLGIGVRIKLVEPKSIARTEGKAKRVVDRRELNA; encoded by the coding sequence ATGAGCTGGAGATATGGGTAGAGGTCTCGGAAGAGGTATTTTCGGATGAGATGCGCAAGATGGAAGCCCTCCAGAAGCGGGTCACGGAGGAAGTGGAGAGTACGTTGGGCATCGGAGTCCGTATAAAGCTGGTAGAACCGAAGTCCATAGCCCGTACAGAAGGCAAAGCCAAGAGGGTTGTTGACAGGCGGGAGCTTAACGCTTAA
- a CDS encoding ACT domain-containing protein — protein sequence MKIKQVSVFMENQPGRLLAMLEALTAQNINIRALCVAEGSDFGIVRLILSEVTKGAEALRKAGFTVTETVVLQVEMPDKPGGLLESVARPLAQAGINLEYFYAFIDPTPGKAVIVLKVNDPDRAEKVIGQ from the coding sequence ATGAAGATAAAGCAAGTATCTGTCTTTATGGAAAACCAGCCAGGACGGCTGCTGGCCATGCTTGAAGCGCTAACGGCCCAGAACATAAACATACGAGCTCTCTGTGTTGCAGAGGGCTCCGATTTCGGAATCGTACGCCTGATTCTATCCGAGGTAACTAAGGGTGCCGAAGCTCTGCGCAAGGCCGGCTTCACGGTGACAGAGACTGTTGTTCTTCAGGTAGAAATGCCTGACAAGCCAGGCGGTCTGCTAGAATCCGTGGCCAGGCCTCTGGCACAGGCAGGAATCAACCTGGAATACTTTTATGCCTTTATCGACCCCACTCCCGGGAAAGCCGTTATCGTACTCAAGGTGAATGACCCTGATCGGGCCGAGAAGGTAATCGGCCAGTAG